gAAACATCATTCAAAAGAATACATTTTTGTGTAATAATTAATTTTAAGTTATAACAACTGTATAATAGAAATACAAACATTATCACCAATAACATATTCCATAAAACGTATTCCAACAGTCGTTACTTAAAAAGTTATATATTCGTGTGTTTTTTTAATCggtataacatttttataaaccaCTTTCAAATGGTAGTTATTAAAACGAATTTCACCTTTTTACCAATGTTTGAAATGTCATTACACTATTTAAAGTATCATACTTTGTCATGTTAGAAAAATGGTATTGTAATCATTTGTTCAAATGAAAAAAGCCATGTTTGCATATATAGCAACAATAGCTTCATGTTTTGCCTGATTGGCGATAGttgataatatataaaacaaaagatttaGATGGCATCATCCATCTTTAAGCCATGATATTAAAATTAATGGATTTACAAAACTAACATacataaacatgtcaaaaattgtggtacagcagtcaacattgtgtcataatcttaattactataaaaacaacGAATGTGtgaacaaagaaatacaaaaaggcaAATAGGCAAAGAAATACAATAaggcaaatatacaaaataaaaatgagaaaggacaaaatcaaaatatacagCTTTAACTGAAGAATAACGCGTAGAAATGACGTTTTGAATTTCTCATTTTTCATTCAAGAGGTTAAAAGTGACAttatcataaaatttgcataaaatgATTTCAGGTTTAAATGAAATCGTGAAATTTACTGTGAATCAAAATGACAAAGTAGTCACTTACCAAACGAACAGTATAAACTCAATACTGTTTCTTCTGAATTGTCACAAATATTGAGATCAGCGCCATGATTTAAAAGAGCAttgaaaatatcattaaataaatgaatatctgATTCGTTTCTGTCATAGTTATCCATATACGTATCAACCATATGGAACATTGCAGACTTTCCctcgctatcaatcaaattaacTTTGATACCCTTTTCAAGCAGCAGATGTGTCAGACAATGATCgttttctgaaagaaaaaaacccaATGATTTCATTCTCAGTTATATGTAAGTTAGCATagtattatctatactattatccgagaagacctcattttgggtgtcgcttcttctctttccacaataaattaatatacacgtctctgtgtcctataggtatagtacatagtcgcatttgtcatctattcatatgattattcagattgagttattttgtgagaaaaacgagaaaaaaggcatccggatattgtcccgccattggacgaaattttaagtcagattaaacttccggtttgcgtttttctgtatactttgaacatacatatacaaagaataaagtgtattttcagaattctatctgctatcattttcaagtttactatcaacggcggtcacagagtttattaaatagagaggatctgcatactatatcaatgaccaccatggaccgattagtaaacttggaattgaaagtaaatacactatatttataagtaatgaattttcataatatacagataagcgctaaaaatattcatgtgaacttttgataccttttctgaaattctccagttattaaatcttttacaaaaaaaagaagatgtggtatgattgccatgttgagacaattctccacaagagaccaatatgacacagaaattaacaactataggtcaccgtacgaccttcaacaacgagcaaagcccataccgcatactcagctttaaaaggccccgaactgacagtgtaaaacaattcaaaccagaaaactagcggccttatttatgtacaaaaaaatgaacgaaaaacaaatatttaacacataaacaaacgacaaccactgaattacaggctccttacttaaatgtccATACTATAcatatactaaatgtatgttcatattgaaattgatagaaaaccaaaaattgggaatttggaaataaaggaggagggatgaAAAAAAGCATTTTCATGTCCCCAATTAGCTATGACTTTaagatacttttgctgaaattctccagtcattcaatattttacaaaattcttccaacaacactttacatactttaaactacgctctgaatgcccgcgatttcgcgggtgtgttctagttattttaaaattacatcTGACTATTTAATGACCACAGTTTTACCGAAACAATATTACAATATGTTGTTCACTTTTTAATTGTCAAAAGTTCTctcaaagtttaaaaataaaatcatgtagAATTTTAAAAGCCATGAGGCATATTTGTTAAGATTCGAAATTCTTGAAACAAATCAATTTTCGATTTAAAAAGCTTCAAAACTGTTCGAGATACATAAGTGATCGTCTGTCATCTCGGTTTACTGCTAAATTTTCTCCTGTTTTGTGAACTAACCAATCATGGTTTCGATTTCTATAATACATTTGGTACTATAAAGTGGTAGTAATGAGTATAGATGTATTTGAAACACATCAAGAAGCACATTAATTATTCCCAACTTTCAATAATAATGTTTTCTCTAATAAATTAGACAGCATACCGCCTACAGGAGcaataaattctttaatttccgtcaaaattatcattatttttcttttttgtctttcAGCTTTATTTTTGATGTTTCCGACACATGAATTTCGAGATTTTTAACGACGCCCATTCAACTCCaactttttgacttttttatttctatatgatTTTGGCATTTTCTTCTGATACATAGAATCTTGCTTGTAACTGTGTATCTCTATCAATTATAATATCCTAGATAATAAGCAAAACTACACATTTTTATTAGCTCACGTGACCGAAtggccaagtgagtttttctcatctctttgcgtccatcgtccgtcgtcgttgtcctTCGTCCGTCTTCGTcgttcgtcgtcgttaacttttacaaaaatcttctcctctgaaactactaggccaaattaaatcaaacttggccacaatcatcattcgggtatctagtttaaaaaaatatgtccagtGATCCGGCTTACCAATCAAGATGCccggcatggctaaaaatagaacataggggtaaaatgtagattttggcttatatctctgaaaccaaagattttagagcaaatctgatatggggtaaaattgtttatcaggtcaagtaTCTGCAATGAATTTTTAAGATGAATCAGACAGAGAACCCGTTGTTTGGTTACTGCCCTTAAATTggatattttaaggaaattttgacgtttttgtttattatcttttgtattattatagataaagataaaccgttttaaaatatcaataatgtagagcaaagtaagagctacaaacaggtcaacttgaccaaagtggtcaattgatCCATAAAGGAGTAATAgtcgttttaattttttaacaattttcataaattgtgtaaatgtttgtaaatttttacaacatattttccactgtcacttCTGGGCCAATTTCATTTCTGATATTGTAAGAGATAATTAATTGTAAGCAGTAATATTGTttaataaagtaagatctacaaacacatcaccaacaacaaaacacaattttgtcatgaaataatctttgtcctttgtttagtatgcacatagaccaaggtgcgcgacgcaggctctttagagcctctagttaaaattactaattcagggacAGCTTTTAAACAACGGGTTGTGTAatgcgtctgaaaatttcaaagatataagccataCACTACAATTAACCACCATGTTATAATTTTAGCCATACAGGCCGTCTTGGTTAATGGGAGGGTTCATTGAATACGTTTTGTAAACTAAGTACCATAAGAATCATTAAGAGATTAATCCTTTATAACATTGTATTTTCTCTGTCATGTAGAGCCTTTTCAATTATCAAGATTCTTCAATCTtaataggaatattttttttgtaaattgaaaaagATTGTCATGGCCCATAATCAAGGTTATAAGTGACCATAGACCTTTTGCCAAATAGTAGGCCATTTGTTCCATAATCATTACTTGATACCCCATTTGTTTACCACTAactgttttaacttttaattatttgatttgaaaatattcaCCGCGTCCTTTCTCTATTTGTAATATGttgatatttttaccttttttatcaTGACACATAAAAATAACATGGAGTCCCGACATTCCACGGTTATTTGTGGCGTTAACATTTGCACCAGCTTCTAATAGAAGGGTAGATGTTTTGACATCCTTTGCTTCTAAAGCAGACAACAAAGGTATATAATGCGTAGAGTGATCATTAGGATCGGCACCATTTCCAAGTAATGCTTCTACCAACTGAGCCGTTATCGAAGAAAAGTCAACTTTGATGTTTTGCAGTTTTCTTAAAACAGTTGCTAGGTACAGTGGCGATTCTCCTTTTAAATTCAAAGACAGTGTTGAGTTTTGATTTTCTAGAAGCTTTTGTATAATTTCACATACATTTTCCTTTGCTggaaaatagaaatataaattaaataaacccAATAAGTGTTTCAAGTCAAAACAGGGTTTAAATTTAGTTTACTTTTGTAGGTGTGTTACCATTGCAAAATGAATATTATGGATTGTGCACTTTGCTGTTATCAGGTTGAATATCAATGGTGGACTACATGGATTGGTTTGAATGTCTATAATTTATTATACAAGTATAACAAAATACCAAGAATATGATAAATATTGGAAGCTACGTGTctgctttttttctttattggTATCACCAAATTTCAATTCATTCCTTAACAACTGTTAATAacgtttgaaaataaaaatcgaaTGGCGAGTTAACTTGATTTATCGGAAAACATGATCGAGAGATCTTTCAAATGCAAATATATTACAACTCATTACTAAATGTAGCTGTCAATCACTTATTTTGTcattctgttttgttttctctatgAAAGTTTGAACAACTATTTAATGTTTATTCAACATATTGAGGATATTCCTAGAGAAAACAAAATAGAACTCCAagatatgcttacccttctggagcacctgagatcaccccttgttttggttcggttcgtgttgcttattctttagttttctttgttgtgtcatgtgttctattgtttgtctgtttgtctctttcatttttcgccatggcgttgtcagtttataatCGATTTTTGAGTATGAAtatccctatggtatctttcgtctctcttttaaggGATTtgattcaaaaattcaaatgacgCAAACAATTCAAatcgatacatgtattttttttttactgttatgtCGATTATTGTGTTTCTTACACTAACTCTTTTAACGGCAACAAATCCTTAAAAATATAAATTCGTGGTATATGTAATTAGAATTTAtcgatattttgtattttttattcgATCGATGTTCTAAGTTCAAATGGAAAAGGGGACATTTCCTAAATCGATCAAAAATAATAGAAGGGCAACAACACTTCTTTGTGTCAATAGTCAGGAATATAATTGGTGAAAAGCACTGTTAGGTACAAATTTGACACACCAGCTACACATTCCTCACAATGcaacaaaaaatgtattattgttttttaacATCATAACCTAAAGGAATACTTTGAGTAATCAATTGCGAGTGTTGCAGTTTGTTTCATTGTTAATTGTCGTTGGAAGAtggtctatatattttttttatataatattgtcTTCAAAATGTTTTGACAAGACTTTCTACAATTCAGCATGATACTAAATTTAACCCAACGTTGCTGTCACATGATCACTATCGTTATAAGGTCAAAGAGTATATACACATTAAATTGTCGAAAACATACACATAATTATCAGCAAGAGACATATCATgttaatttgatgtttttttctggATTCAGCCTGTAAATATTAGTTTACTTACGATTTTTCAGACACATATGTACCGCTGTATCCCCTACTTGATTCTTGTCAACTATTGTGTTCTTGCACAATTGTAAGAGTACTTCTAAAGTCGCTAGGGAACCAGTCTTTGCAGCTATATGCAATGGCCCATTTCCGTCTTGATCTTTTCCAAAATATGCTCCATGTCTATCAAGGAATGAagctatatttgattttatttcatctCTGTTCATATCATCATCGCAACGTGTTTCTTCAGACAACAACGATAATAGTATTGAGCGTTCTGCCGAATCAATATTTTTAATAGAATTTCCTGTATCCCCAAAGAATTGCAGAAATTCCAATGCATCATCTAAAGCTAGAAAAGAGTAAACAATTATTCTAATCTAATTCCTGACAATTTGAGTTTCGAGAGAAATGGAACGTTTACTGAAATCCCAAACTGGTGCAAAaagctgctcacaaggaagctattaaaccaagagtcccaaacggtgaagtttaaatcatcccttcgtaaatttgacggacgccatcacgagttggttgaccgttatggaataaccgttttacaaatgatatcggatatgtttcttatgtcgtaactacacgGCCGAcacggttaatctatattgagtatgcggctatatcggaggttggtctgttaatcgggttggcttaagtctgttaatcaggtgttatcgagaaaatcattgaaagttcggcatgtttcattgtataactttctaaatatattttcatcataaaaagtattcatgtctaacaaaacaattcaatgtactgaattcagtggtgtaattattatttttctagcttcgatgtacgatctataaaatgaaaaggcgggttactcatcaataaatttatacacattttacacacataaaatgtacacaaaattacacattggttaaatttacttgcattcaatattttgaacatcgaaaaaagaaaggcattatgtttgttaaccatattaatatcattgtgtgaaaaatgtacacgaaaatctgtattttggtgacataaatcaatctttatttaaaacctggtctgttaatgggttggatgtataaaacccggtctgttaattggtctgctAAGAGTTATTAATGGCaattaaagtataattttatttttatatggggtgttatcggatc
Above is a window of Mytilus galloprovincialis chromosome 7, xbMytGall1.hap1.1, whole genome shotgun sequence DNA encoding:
- the LOC143084410 gene encoding uncharacterized protein LOC143084410; the encoded protein is MPFIRNVLHLLIFIRHMDDRGFLEGLKETVNIQDADEAIETLVKAGANLKLDRDEKYGIQCCTHNALDDALEFLQFFGDTGNSIKNIDSAERSILLSLLSEETRCDDDMNRDEIKSNIASFLDRHGAYFGKDQDGNGPLHIAAKTGSLATLEVLLQLCKNTIVDKNQVGDTAVHMCLKNPKENVCEIIQKLLENQNSTLSLNLKGESPLYLATVLRKLQNIKVDFSSITAQLVEALLGNGADPNDHSTHYIPLLSALEAKDVKTSTLLLEAGANVNATNNRGMSGLHVIFMCHDKKENDHCLTHLLLEKGIKVNLIDSEGKSAMFHMVDTYMDNYDRNESDIHLFNDIFNALLNHGADLNICDNSEETVLSLYCSFGKNIDIGRILLASGADPKNGYCLQNAMNICRKF